DNA sequence from the Parascardovia denticolens DSM 10105 = JCM 12538 genome:
AGGATGGGGTCACTTTCTCCCAGAACGCCCTAATCAAGGCTCGTGACGCCGCCGCCCGTTCCGGCCTGCCCGCCATGGCCGATGACTCCGGGCTCATCGTGGACGTCATGGGAAAGGCGCCGGGGATCCTCTCCGCCCGTTGGTCGGGCGAACACGGGGATGACGCCGCCAACAACGCCCTCCTTCTGAAGCAGTTGGCCGACATCCCCGACCGGCACAGGGGAGCCCGCTTCTGCTGCGCTTGCGCCCTGGTCGTGCCGTCTAAGGCTGAGGGCTCCGGTTTTCGTGAATTGGTCGAAGAGGGACGGATGGTCGGCCGGATCATTCGCCGACCCCGGGGCCAGCAAGGTTTTGGCTATGACCCCCTGTTCGTGCCGGATGATCAAAGCCGTGTGACTGAGGAGCAAAAGCGGGCCAATCAAGGGCTGCCCCTGACTTCCGCCCAGATGACGGCTGAACAGAAGAACGCCATCTCCCCCCGTGGCGCCGTCATTCGGGCCATGGTCGCCCACTTCAGAGAGGTCTTTCGCTGAAACGCTGGATTCTTCATTCTGTGCTATCATGCATAAATGTAAGATCTCGTGTGACAGGCGGGGTAGGCCCTACAGTAGGAAACAGTCCCTTGACTTTTTCAGCGCTTGAATGAAGAGCGTTGGCAGCGTCGCGCCAGCGCACCCTTGGCCAGGGATTGGCCATCAGCGTTGGAGTGTTTTTCCATGGACTTTATCGGCGCGAATTTCGCCGCAAATTTACCAGGGGTTCGCGCATCGCGTTTCCCCATCGTTCTCAATCATCTTTCTTTCTCCTGGCCGGACGGAACGGCCGTTTTGGAAGACCTGTCAGGAGCCTTCAACCCGGGCAAAACCGGCCTGATCGGGGTCAACGGGGCGGGGAAAACCACCTTGCTCGCCATCATCGCAGGTCTCCTGACCCCTTCATCTCCACCGTCGTCTCTGGTCGTCGGCGGCCAGGTCTCCTACCTTCCCCAAACCATCACCATGACCAGGGGCCGGACCGTCGCCGACCTTCTCGGCATCGGCGATCAGGTCCGTGCTTTGCGGGCCGTTGAAAACGGCAGTGTGGATCAGAAGGATTTCGACGCAATCGGTTCCGACTGGGATATCGAAGACCAGGCCCAGCAGGCCCTGGTGCGTCTTGAAACCGCCGGAGGCGGATTGGCCGGCCTGAGCTTGGACAGGGAAGCGGTCAGCCTTTCTGGCGGCGAAGCCATGGTCGTGGCCATTGCCGGTTGCAGATCGAGAGGGAACCCCATCACGCTTCTGGACGAGCCGACCAACAATCTGGATTCCGTCCTGCGCCAGCAAGTGCTCGCCATGATTTCCGCCTGGGAAGGAACTCTGGTCGTGGTCAGTCATGATACCGGCCTGTTGGACTTGATGGATTCGACCGCCGAGCTCCATGGGCATAGCCTGCGCTTTTTCACGGGAGGCTATGGCACATGGAAGGCCGCCATCGATGCCGAGCAGAAGGCCGCTCTTCGCGCGCAAACGGCGGCGGAACAGGCCGTGAAGGTCGCCCGACGCCAGCGGAGTGCCTCCTTGGAAAGGATGGACAAGAACCTGTCCCAAGGCAAGAGGAAGGCGATTGATACGGGAGTCAGCAGGCTTTTTCGGGGCGGTATGAAAGCCAAAGCGGAAGCCTGGGCCAGCCGGAGCAAAGACACGGCCGACGACCGCTTGGCCCAAGCGCGGGAAAATCTGAGCCGGGCGGAAGCGAAAGTCAGGGAAGAGGACCATATCGTCATCGACCTGCCAGACCTCCACGTCCTTTCCAGCAAGAAAATCCTTGAGCTGGAATGGCCAGACGGGCACTTCATCATGCAAGGGCCGGACCGGGTCAGCCTGTCGGGACGGAATGGGGAAGGCAAGACCAGCCTGATTGAAAAGATCATGGGATTGCGCTCGCGAGACTCGCAAGAAGAGGCTGCCACTTCCCAGACTTCCCAGGGCTTCCTCACCTTACACGTCTTCCCTGGTAGCGGAGATTCATAGCCGGCTTTTCACGGACCGTGTCGGCTATCTGCCGCAGAAGATGGATGGGATCGACGAAAACCTGAGCACAGTGGACAATGTGGTGAAAGTCGCTCCGGGGCTGGCTACGGGGGAAATCCGCTCCCGCCTGGCCCGGCTGCTGTTGCGAGGGGATTCCGTTTTCCGGCCGGTGAAGACCTTATCGGGCGGGGAACGGTTCCGGGCCGCCCTGGCCATGCTACTCTTGGCGGACCCTCACGCCCAGCTGCTGATCTTGGATGAGCCGACCAACAACCTGGACCTGCCCAGCGTGGACAACCTGGTGGAAGCCCTGAATTCATACCGAGGGGCCCTCCTGGTCGTCTCCCACAACCGGGATTTCCTCCATCGGATCGGCGTCACGACCGAACTCGAACTGGCTGAGGGAAGGCTGAGTCGTAAACTGGCAGTTGATTTTGTCAACGGATCCGAATGAAGCGAAAGTGGTTATGGACACAAAAGGCACGACACAGGGACGCCCGCATGTGAAGGAGAAGAAGCATCCCCTGCTGCGCGGAATCGTTTTCGGCTGCGTCCTGGTCCTTGTGGCCGTCGTCATCTTCGCTGGAGCCCTTGCCGTTCATACCGCCCGTCAATCGGGTCCGCAATCGGTAGCCAACGATGTATTGGAACATCCGGACCGGTATCGGAGCCGAGAAGGAAGCATCTACGTCATGGATGCGGCCGGAGTCCTGTCTCCATCCAGCGAGAAGTGGATTCGCGAACAGAACAGAAACCTGGAGATGAATGACGATGGCGCCCAGATCCTGGTCGTCACCGTGAAAGAGCTTCCGCCCCATACTTCCATCGAAGATTATTCCATGAAAGTGGCGGAAAAGTTCAAACCAGGTTCGGCCAAGGAAAACAATGGACTGGTCTATGTGTTGTCCAAAGACGACCGCCGGGATCGGCTCGAAGTCGGGTATGGGTTGGAGGACGTGGTCCCTGATTCCGATGCGGCCTCCTTCATCAAGCTGGGCGAGGAGGAATACAAAGACGATGACTATGATTCCGGGGTCCGCAAGGTGGTGGGGGCCCTGGCCAGAAGGGTGGACGACCCGCTTTATGACCCGGCGGATGAGTCGGACAAGGGAGATGGCTTCTCGAGCGTTTTTTCTCTTATCATTGCCCTTGTGGTCATTGGCCTGATCCTCTTGATCGGTCGTCTGGCTTCCTACGTGCGGTATAGGAGGGAGATGAAAAGCGGCGGGGGAAAGGGCGGCAAGGGCCCTTCCGGCAAAGTCTCCTTCAGCGAGTGGCTGAATTCAAACGGCTCAGGCGGCGGGGACTCTTACGGCGGCGGTTCTTTTGGCGGTGGAGGAGCCTCCGGGAGCTGGTAGATTCCTCCACCGGCCCCCGTGGCCGTTTTGGCTTGAATCTACTTGGACGCCGGATTCGTGGGTTCGGGAGTGGGGCCCGCGGAAGGCATGACGTCCTTGACCGCGTCAGCCACCACCGGAGCGGCCACCTTGGCGTTCACGAAAGATCCGACCATGCTCTTCAGATCAAGGCCCACGCTGTCGGCCAGGCCGCTGTTGACCTGGGCCAGGGACTCGGTGATGTCTTTGACCATCTTGGCGGAGTTGCCTTCGCCATACATGGTGATGGAATCCACCTTGGACAGGGGCTCGGCTACGGCCTTGGCCACTTCGGGCAGAACGTCGAACCACATCTGCAGGACGGCGGCCTTGTCCATCTTCTGCATGGCCTCCGCCTTCCGCTCCAGGCCCTGGGCCTCGGCGGTCAGCTTGGCGGCCGTCGCGGCAGCCTCGGCTTCACCCTGGGCCTTCACGCCCTGGGCTTCGGCCAGCATGGCGTCACGGTCGGCCTGGGCGCGCTGGGTCCTTTCATAAGCCTCCGCCTCGGCGTTCTTCTGGCGGGCGTAGAGGTCGGCGTCGGCCTTCTGCACGGCCGCGTATTTCTGGGCGTCGGCCCGGGCGTTCACTTCGGACTGCAGGGTCTGCTTGGTCACTTCGACTTCGCGCTGCTTAATCTGGGCCTGCTGCTCCTGGTTGGCGATATCGGCCTGGGCCGTGGCCTCGACGATGGTCTTGCGCTGGGCCTGTTCCTGGATCTTGTAAGCGGCGTCGGCCTTGGCCTGTTCGGTGTCCTGCTGGGCTTTCAGCTCGGCCTGCTTCATGGCCAGGTCGGTCTTCTTCTGGCTGATGGCCAGCTCCGAAGCCACCTGGGCGTCATTGGCCTCCTGCTGGGCCTGGGCCTGCTGGATGGCCACGTCCCTCTGGGCCTGGGCCTTGGCGATGGCGGCGGCCTTGCGGATCTGCTCGGTGTTGTCCACGCCCAGGTTGTCGATGACCCCGGTC
Encoded proteins:
- a CDS encoding non-canonical purine NTP pyrophosphatase; protein product: MDQERQRIVVATHNKGKVAEIERILTSVLGPQDQRFEFVTSGELGLPDPVEDGVTFSQNALIKARDAAARSGLPAMADDSGLIVDVMGKAPGILSARWSGEHGDDAANNALLLKQLADIPDRHRGARFCCACALVVPSKAEGSGFRELVEEGRMVGRIIRRPRGQQGFGYDPLFVPDDQSRVTEEQKRANQGLPLTSAQMTAEQKNAISPRGAVIRAMVAHFREVFR
- a CDS encoding ATP-binding cassette domain-containing protein, with product MDFIGANFAANLPGVRASRFPIVLNHLSFSWPDGTAVLEDLSGAFNPGKTGLIGVNGAGKTTLLAIIAGLLTPSSPPSSLVVGGQVSYLPQTITMTRGRTVADLLGIGDQVRALRAVENGSVDQKDFDAIGSDWDIEDQAQQALVRLETAGGGLAGLSLDREAVSLSGGEAMVVAIAGCRSRGNPITLLDEPTNNLDSVLRQQVLAMISAWEGTLVVVSHDTGLLDLMDSTAELHGHSLRFFTGGYGTWKAAIDAEQKAALRAQTAAEQAVKVARRQRSASLERMDKNLSQGKRKAIDTGVSRLFRGGMKAKAEAWASRSKDTADDRLAQARENLSRAEAKVREEDHIVIDLPDLHVLSSKKILELEWPDGHFIMQGPDRVSLSGRNGEGKTSLIEKIMGLRSRDSQEEAATSQTSQGFLTLHVFPGSGDS
- a CDS encoding ATP-binding cassette domain-containing protein, translating into MKRSWDCARETRKKRLPLPRLPRASSPYTSSLVAEIHSRLFTDRVGYLPQKMDGIDENLSTVDNVVKVAPGLATGEIRSRLARLLLRGDSVFRPVKTLSGGERFRAALAMLLLADPHAQLLILDEPTNNLDLPSVDNLVEALNSYRGALLVVSHNRDFLHRIGVTTELELAEGRLSRKLAVDFVNGSE
- a CDS encoding TPM domain-containing protein; translated protein: MDTKGTTQGRPHVKEKKHPLLRGIVFGCVLVLVAVVIFAGALAVHTARQSGPQSVANDVLEHPDRYRSREGSIYVMDAAGVLSPSSEKWIREQNRNLEMNDDGAQILVVTVKELPPHTSIEDYSMKVAEKFKPGSAKENNGLVYVLSKDDRRDRLEVGYGLEDVVPDSDAASFIKLGEEEYKDDDYDSGVRKVVGALARRVDDPLYDPADESDKGDGFSSVFSLIIALVVIGLILLIGRLASYVRYRREMKSGGGKGGKGPSGKVSFSEWLNSNGSGGGDSYGGGSFGGGGASGSW
- a CDS encoding flotillin family protein, producing MTPLIITAIVILLILLLLALSFVSASPSVIKVISGPFGQRVVHGRTGWRIPVFERVDTMTAAMISVDAQTTNFVPTNDYINVKVDAAVKVRIGVEDKAMFMAATRNFLYKKPEQISAEVRDTLEGHLRAIIGQMKLTQIVTDRATFAEKVQENAKADLAEMGLQIVAFNIQGVTDETGVIDNLGVDNTEQIRKAAAIAKAQAQRDVAIQQAQAQQEANDAQVASELAISQKKTDLAMKQAELKAQQDTEQAKADAAYKIQEQAQRKTIVEATAQADIANQEQQAQIKQREVEVTKQTLQSEVNARADAQKYAAVQKADADLYARQKNAEAEAYERTQRAQADRDAMLAEAQGVKAQGEAEAAATAAKLTAEAQGLERKAEAMQKMDKAAVLQMWFDVLPEVAKAVAEPLSKVDSITMYGEGNSAKMVKDITESLAQVNSGLADSVGLDLKSMVGSFVNAKVAAPVVADAVKDVMPSAGPTPEPTNPASK